In Rahnella variigena, one DNA window encodes the following:
- a CDS encoding flagellar hook assembly protein FlgD gives MAVSPVMNNGSSSPTSTGTGSSAADLSQSFMELLVAQMQNQDPTNPMDNNQLTSQLAQFNTAAGVEKLNSTLGDVGLIVNSMQQMNAAQWVGRTVYIEGDSTVSNKEGGNKDFGFSLDSDADKVTVTLTDEQGNAYTADVKGAKAGPNKYSLDDLDNFKPSDPTVDETSIFKVTFTASNENGSVPKVTSLKKGTVESVSFTNGGAQLQLGLDGTAPIGKVYLIE, from the coding sequence ATGGCTGTTTCACCGGTAATGAATAATGGTTCATCTTCCCCGACGTCGACAGGCACGGGCAGCAGCGCGGCTGACCTGTCGCAGAGTTTCATGGAACTTCTGGTTGCGCAGATGCAGAACCAGGATCCCACTAATCCGATGGATAACAACCAGCTGACCTCTCAGCTGGCGCAATTTAACACCGCCGCGGGCGTCGAGAAGCTTAACAGCACCCTGGGTGACGTGGGTCTGATCGTCAACAGCATGCAACAGATGAACGCCGCGCAATGGGTCGGACGCACCGTGTATATCGAAGGCGATTCGACCGTTTCCAACAAAGAAGGCGGGAATAAAGATTTCGGCTTCAGCCTCGATTCGGATGCCGACAAGGTGACCGTCACCCTGACGGATGAGCAGGGCAACGCCTATACCGCGGATGTGAAAGGGGCAAAAGCCGGTCCCAATAAGTATTCACTGGACGATCTGGATAACTTTAAGCCCTCCGATCCGACCGTTGATGAGACCAGCATCTTTAAGGTGACTTTCACCGCCTCCAACGAAAACGGCAGTGTGCCAAAAGTCACGTCACTGAAAAAAGGCACCGTTGAAAGTGTGTCCTTCACCAATGGCGGCGCTCAGCTCCAGCTGGGGCTGGACGGAACCGCGCCGATTGGCAAAGTGTATTTGATTGAGTGA
- the flgB gene encoding flagellar basal body rod protein FlgB, producing the protein MLDKLDNALRFQQEALGLLTQRQNILASNIANADTPGYLARDIDFSEQLKSAVERNTPAQGPLTLSLTSGSHIPAVAPAIDNGQLLYRIPDQPSADGNTVDMDRERISFADNNMKYQTSLTVLGGQIKGMMSVIGQG; encoded by the coding sequence ATGCTTGATAAACTCGATAATGCGCTACGTTTCCAGCAGGAAGCGCTGGGCTTACTGACTCAACGTCAGAATATATTGGCTTCTAACATTGCTAATGCCGATACGCCGGGATATTTAGCCCGGGATATTGATTTCTCTGAACAGTTAAAAAGTGCGGTGGAAAGAAATACGCCGGCACAGGGTCCTCTGACCTTGTCATTAACGTCAGGATCGCATATTCCCGCTGTGGCACCAGCAATAGATAACGGACAGCTGCTTTATCGTATTCCCGATCAGCCAAGTGCTGATGGAAATACTGTTGATATGGATCGTGAGCGTATCAGTTTTGCTGATAACAACATGAAATATCAGACCAGCCTGACCGTTTTGGGTGGGCAAATTAAAGGCATGATGAGTGTCATTGGCCAGGGTTAA
- the flgJ gene encoding flagellar assembly peptidoglycan hydrolase FlgJ, translating to MSSSPLTSGAAFDVRGLDALKREVKSNSQEGIKAAAKQMEGMFIQMMLKSMRDASFKDGLLNSQQSDMFTSMYDQQISQDIASQSKMGFADLMVRQMGGEVTPVTNTPGVAPAPYVLNGGGYASRVPLSRSEQMTSESLSAAQYSRGTEKNSHFISRMLEPAIAAAKKSGIPHQLIIAQAALESGWGNKEITTTNGKPSHNLFGIKATPDWKGESTEITTTEFVNGTAQKVKAAFRVYPSYSEALADYTSLLTNNPRYQNVARSGSPERAAHALQSGGYATDPAYAKKLINIINQVKGNISQGVNAYKTDLSSIF from the coding sequence ATGAGCAGCTCACCGCTGACTTCCGGGGCGGCGTTTGATGTCCGCGGCCTTGATGCCCTGAAGCGCGAAGTTAAAAGTAATTCGCAAGAAGGGATCAAAGCGGCGGCTAAGCAGATGGAAGGCATGTTTATCCAGATGATGCTTAAAAGTATGCGCGACGCCTCTTTTAAGGATGGCCTGCTGAACAGCCAGCAGTCGGACATGTTCACCTCCATGTATGACCAGCAGATCTCTCAGGACATTGCCTCGCAAAGCAAAATGGGGTTTGCCGACCTGATGGTCAGACAAATGGGGGGAGAAGTGACGCCGGTGACGAATACACCCGGTGTTGCTCCGGCACCTTATGTGCTCAACGGCGGCGGGTATGCGTCCCGCGTCCCGCTGAGCCGGTCTGAGCAGATGACATCTGAAAGCCTGAGCGCGGCGCAATATTCCCGGGGAACAGAGAAAAACAGCCACTTTATTTCCCGGATGCTTGAACCCGCAATAGCGGCGGCAAAGAAAAGTGGTATTCCGCATCAGCTGATTATTGCCCAGGCGGCGCTGGAGTCAGGCTGGGGAAATAAAGAAATTACCACAACAAATGGTAAACCAAGTCATAACTTATTCGGAATAAAAGCCACGCCGGACTGGAAAGGTGAATCGACAGAAATAACCACCACCGAGTTTGTCAACGGCACGGCGCAAAAGGTCAAAGCCGCATTTCGCGTATATCCGTCTTATTCTGAAGCGCTGGCCGATTACACGTCTCTTCTGACGAATAATCCACGTTATCAAAATGTTGCGCGTTCCGGCTCACCGGAAAGGGCGGCGCACGCCCTGCAGTCAGGCGGATATGCCACCGATCCGGCGTATGCGAAAAAATTGATCAACATCATTAATCAGGTGAAAGGAAATATCAGTCAGGGCGTGAATGCCTATAAAACCGATCTTTCTTCAATTTTTTAG
- the flgG gene encoding flagellar basal-body rod protein FlgG, with the protein MIRSLWIAKTGLEAQQTNMDVISNNLANVSTNGFKRQRAVFEDLLYQTLRQPGAQSSEQTTIPSGLQLGTGVRPVATERIHSQGSLTQTNNSKDVAIEGHGFFQVLLPDGTTGYSRDGSFQFDQNGQLVTASGYQVQPAITIPQDADTLTVGKDGIVSVTVPGQTAPQQVGQLTLSTFINDSGLESIGENLYRETQASGAPNETTPGLNGGGTLKQGYVETSNVNVAEELVNMIQTQRAYEINSKAVSTSDQMLQRLTQL; encoded by the coding sequence ATGATCCGTTCTTTATGGATTGCCAAAACAGGTCTTGAAGCACAACAGACCAACATGGATGTCATCTCCAATAACCTGGCAAACGTGAGCACCAACGGTTTCAAACGCCAGCGTGCGGTGTTTGAAGATTTGCTTTATCAGACCCTGCGCCAGCCCGGTGCTCAGTCTTCCGAGCAGACCACCATTCCTTCCGGTTTGCAGTTAGGTACCGGTGTTCGTCCCGTGGCGACCGAGCGTATTCACAGCCAGGGTAGCCTGACGCAAACCAATAACAGTAAGGATGTGGCGATCGAAGGTCACGGGTTCTTCCAGGTGCTGTTGCCCGATGGCACCACCGGTTACAGCCGCGACGGGTCATTCCAGTTTGATCAGAACGGTCAGCTGGTCACCGCCAGCGGGTATCAGGTTCAGCCTGCGATCACCATTCCGCAAGATGCTGACACCCTGACCGTCGGCAAGGACGGCATCGTGAGCGTCACCGTACCGGGACAGACTGCGCCGCAACAGGTCGGGCAGCTGACGTTAAGCACGTTCATCAATGATTCCGGTCTGGAAAGTATCGGTGAAAACCTTTACCGCGAAACCCAGGCTTCCGGCGCGCCGAATGAAACAACGCCCGGTCTGAACGGGGGCGGCACCCTGAAACAGGGCTATGTCGAAACCTCAAACGTTAACGTGGCGGAAGAGCTGGTCAACATGATCCAGACTCAGCGAGCCTACGAAATTAACAGTAAAGCCGTTTCAACGTCCGACCAGATGTTGCAACGCCTCACACAACTTTAA
- a CDS encoding SrfA family protein: protein MANLILRSGYLDDYNALGENGQTIFESAIQIRETLRLRKQQILLDCLAIPQHNEAEDKVDWYAPYEGTVTQWAYASDKQREQALRYLENCLTSASALSKSCLLAEKTAVRLFGSLLARVVQFPASQHVYLVDDRPVITFWGFTRLNHPQQDDPLECLREIAPPVVAEIATEHEPVIAQVAEKQDAEKPEISTPVINKPLVIEASDPLPAPEPEEEKFADPQPVVVTLSSPSAPPSEPAATVQAEPAALPQKTRPLWRRLMLKIAFVGILFIGLPVAWPYIAAMMPSLVVTPYRAGSTENNVPATIAETASEPVAETPKIPLSAHLPVQPAVVVAPPAPAVKEESVKEPVVEKVEEPVIDKNALVLPADEVKAGSTAFMNGRWKASINVNNPLTSTPPGLRYQIKNSEGTISITRNNNIVCKADVYLGLMQSGNLLIKSRTKAKCSDDTRYQVPEITCRQPLSGAAQCTGRYEDNTVVPMTLLRVGK, encoded by the coding sequence GTGGCAAATCTAATACTGCGCAGTGGATATCTGGACGATTACAATGCGCTCGGTGAAAACGGCCAGACAATATTTGAAAGCGCGATACAAATTCGCGAAACATTACGTCTGCGTAAACAACAGATCCTCCTCGATTGCCTGGCGATCCCCCAGCACAATGAAGCCGAAGATAAAGTGGACTGGTACGCGCCGTATGAAGGCACCGTCACTCAGTGGGCTTACGCCAGCGATAAGCAACGCGAACAGGCCCTGCGGTATCTGGAAAATTGCCTGACCAGCGCCAGTGCGCTGAGTAAAAGCTGCCTGCTGGCTGAAAAAACCGCCGTCCGGTTATTTGGCTCACTGCTGGCCAGGGTGGTGCAGTTTCCCGCCAGTCAGCATGTCTATCTGGTCGACGATAGACCGGTGATCACATTCTGGGGATTTACCCGCCTCAACCACCCGCAACAGGATGATCCCCTCGAGTGCCTGCGCGAGATCGCGCCACCTGTGGTGGCAGAAATCGCCACGGAACACGAACCGGTTATTGCGCAGGTGGCTGAAAAACAGGACGCTGAAAAGCCTGAAATCAGTACGCCTGTAATCAATAAGCCGCTGGTTATTGAGGCTTCCGATCCGCTGCCCGCGCCTGAGCCTGAAGAAGAAAAATTTGCTGATCCGCAGCCAGTCGTCGTTACGCTCTCATCGCCTTCTGCACCGCCGTCAGAACCTGCTGCCACCGTGCAGGCTGAGCCCGCCGCACTGCCCCAAAAAACCAGACCGCTGTGGCGCAGACTGATGCTGAAGATTGCCTTTGTGGGCATCCTGTTTATCGGCCTGCCAGTCGCCTGGCCGTACATCGCCGCCATGATGCCGTCGCTGGTGGTGACGCCTTACCGCGCCGGATCCACGGAAAACAACGTGCCTGCAACTATCGCCGAAACGGCGTCAGAACCGGTGGCCGAAACGCCAAAAATCCCGCTGTCTGCTCACCTTCCGGTTCAGCCTGCCGTCGTGGTTGCGCCGCCTGCGCCAGCGGTGAAAGAAGAGTCAGTGAAAGAGCCTGTTGTGGAAAAAGTAGAGGAACCGGTCATTGATAAAAATGCACTGGTGCTGCCCGCTGATGAGGTTAAAGCGGGATCCACAGCCTTTATGAATGGTCGCTGGAAGGCGAGCATCAACGTCAATAATCCGCTGACCAGCACCCCGCCGGGTCTGCGTTATCAGATCAAAAATAGTGAAGGCACCATCAGCATTACCCGCAACAACAATATTGTCTGTAAAGCCGACGTTTATCTCGGACTGATGCAGTCAGGCAATTTGCTGATTAAGAGCCGCACCAAAGCGAAATGCAGCGATGACACCCGTTATCAGGTGCCGGAAATCACCTGCAGACAACCGCTCAGTGGCGCGGCCCAATGTACCGGCCGTTATGAAGACAACACCGTCGTTCCGATGACGCTTTTGAGAGTGGGTAAATAA
- the flgM gene encoding flagellar biosynthesis anti-sigma factor FlgM — protein MSIDRTIQPLSVPAVNVQQQDLKMRPKAADISAAPVAASETSGTQIKLSKVTQAIQTDSSQDVDYDRLAKIRAAMDAGELQLDTDQIANALVEDIFQLS, from the coding sequence ATGAGCATCGACCGGACAATTCAACCTCTTTCAGTACCCGCTGTGAATGTGCAACAGCAGGATTTAAAAATGCGTCCGAAAGCCGCGGATATCAGCGCGGCACCGGTTGCAGCCAGCGAAACCTCAGGTACGCAAATTAAGCTGAGTAAAGTGACTCAGGCCATTCAGACAGACAGCTCACAGGATGTTGACTACGACCGTCTTGCAAAAATTCGCGCAGCCATGGATGCCGGTGAATTACAACTTGATACTGACCAGATTGCCAATGCGCTGGTCGAAGACATCTTTCAACTCTCATAA
- a CDS encoding flagella synthesis protein FlgN produces MENLRSVLLKIQDSLGELEAILVEEANQLRRTQINPVSLQIVSDSKSQLLATISHYDDLRKQIEKPLHLSAPYHQNARFALLWKNITRKVTTSNELNKKIYDLLEMHIQKTESIKKLVNDAGTPTSLYGQEGQSATPVSGKVYNISV; encoded by the coding sequence ATGGAAAACTTACGTTCGGTTCTGCTAAAAATTCAAGATTCTCTGGGTGAACTGGAGGCTATTCTTGTCGAAGAAGCAAACCAATTAAGGCGGACGCAGATTAATCCTGTTTCCCTGCAAATTGTATCTGACAGCAAAAGTCAGTTGCTGGCGACGATCAGTCATTATGATGACCTGCGTAAGCAAATTGAAAAGCCGTTACATCTTTCTGCGCCTTATCATCAGAACGCAAGATTTGCATTGCTGTGGAAAAATATCACCAGGAAAGTCACTACCTCTAACGAGCTCAATAAAAAGATTTATGACTTGCTTGAAATGCATATTCAGAAAACTGAAAGCATTAAAAAACTGGTAAATGATGCTGGCACACCCACCTCACTTTATGGTCAGGAAGGTCAGTCTGCGACGCCTGTATCAGGAAAGGTTTATAATATCAGCGTGTAA
- a CDS encoding flagellar basal body P-ring protein FlgI: MPQNVQAERIRDLTSIQGIRSNSLMGYGLVVGLDGTGDQTMQTPFTTQSLSNMLSQLGITVPAGTNMQLKNVAAVMVTTDLPPFARPGEKIDVVVSSLGNAKSLRGGTLLMTPLKGVDNQIYALAQGNLLVSGAGAQSGGSRVQTNQLNGARISGGATVEREVPASFAQENTLRLQLNDDDFTVAQQISDEINRRFGGSTAVAEDSRTVKLFAPSGSAAKVRFLADVQNIPIRIGIMDAKVIVNSRTGSVVMNRHVTLDACAVAQGDLTVEVSRTNQVSQPDTPFGGGQTVVTPNTQISVREQNGSLQRVNTSADLNNVVRALNSLGATPNDLMSILQSMKSAGCLRAKLETN; this comes from the coding sequence ATGCCGCAGAATGTACAGGCAGAGCGTATTCGCGATTTAACGTCGATTCAGGGTATTCGCAGCAATTCCCTGATGGGTTACGGGCTGGTGGTCGGCCTTGACGGCACCGGCGACCAGACCATGCAAACGCCTTTCACCACCCAAAGCCTGAGCAATATGTTGTCCCAGCTGGGGATCACCGTGCCCGCAGGTACCAACATGCAGCTGAAAAATGTGGCGGCTGTGATGGTGACCACTGATTTGCCTCCTTTCGCACGTCCGGGCGAGAAAATCGATGTGGTGGTGTCTTCGCTGGGTAACGCGAAAAGCCTGCGTGGCGGCACATTATTAATGACGCCACTCAAGGGTGTAGATAACCAAATTTATGCGCTGGCGCAGGGGAATTTACTGGTCTCCGGTGCGGGGGCGCAAAGCGGGGGCAGCCGTGTGCAGACCAATCAGCTTAACGGCGCGCGCATCAGCGGCGGCGCCACGGTAGAACGTGAAGTGCCGGCCAGTTTTGCTCAGGAAAATACGCTGCGCCTGCAACTTAATGATGATGATTTCACCGTCGCCCAGCAGATCAGTGATGAGATTAACCGCCGTTTCGGGGGTTCAACCGCCGTCGCGGAAGACTCGCGCACCGTGAAGTTGTTTGCCCCGTCCGGCAGTGCCGCCAAAGTGCGCTTCCTGGCCGATGTGCAGAACATCCCGATCCGTATCGGCATTATGGATGCCAAAGTGATCGTCAACTCCCGCACCGGTTCGGTGGTGATGAACCGCCATGTGACGCTGGACGCTTGTGCGGTGGCGCAGGGTGATCTGACTGTCGAAGTCTCGCGCACCAATCAGGTCAGTCAGCCGGATACACCTTTCGGCGGCGGTCAGACGGTGGTGACACCGAATACGCAGATCTCCGTACGTGAGCAAAATGGTTCGCTGCAACGGGTGAACACCAGTGCTGATCTCAATAACGTGGTCCGTGCGCTGAACAGCCTGGGCGCGACGCCTAACGATCTGATGTCGATTTTGCAGTCGATGAAAAGTGCCGGTTGTCTGCGTGCCAAACTGGAGACCAACTGA
- the flgC gene encoding flagellar basal body rod protein FlgC, which translates to MSTMSIFDISGSAMAAQSKRLNVSASNMANADSVVGPDGQPYRARQVVFQVNSAPGQEIGGVRVSDVVESNEPDRLVYEPSNPLADAKGYVRMPNVNVVNEMVNTISASRSYQANVEVMNTAKSMMLKTLTLGQ; encoded by the coding sequence ATGTCTACGATGAGTATTTTTGATATTTCAGGTTCCGCTATGGCGGCCCAGTCTAAACGTCTGAACGTCAGCGCCAGCAATATGGCCAACGCCGACAGCGTCGTCGGGCCGGATGGTCAGCCTTACCGCGCCCGTCAGGTGGTATTTCAGGTGAACAGTGCGCCGGGTCAGGAAATTGGCGGCGTTCGCGTCAGCGATGTGGTGGAAAGTAATGAGCCGGATCGTCTGGTGTATGAGCCGTCAAATCCGCTGGCGGATGCTAAGGGTTATGTCCGCATGCCCAATGTGAATGTGGTTAATGAAATGGTGAACACGATTTCTGCCTCCCGCAGTTATCAGGCCAACGTTGAAGTGATGAACACGGCCAAATCGATGATGTTGAAAACATTAACGCTGGGCCAATAA
- the flgA gene encoding flagellar basal body P-ring formation chaperone FlgA, whose product MFFPRPLYTAAISLLSLIFYLSAFDAIAATPSVETLKTHITALVNSHNERPSDSAITRTIKILTPAEQLSSLCATPELSVAGNNRRLTGNKSIIAQCGNKRKFIQISVQAQGTWWTARHGIKPGSVIDANDIEPRSGSLDRLPAGLIFDRESIVGQTATRTINKGQPVVENQLRKGWSVVSGQEVDVLATGEGFQIRIKAKALDSAAAGQPVRLSTRSGQIVTGTVTPDGKVHINLKE is encoded by the coding sequence ATGTTTTTCCCCCGCCCTCTTTATACTGCGGCAATTTCATTATTAAGCCTTATATTTTATTTATCCGCTTTTGATGCCATTGCCGCTACGCCGTCTGTTGAGACGCTTAAAACACACATTACTGCGCTGGTGAATAGCCATAATGAAAGACCGTCGGACAGCGCCATTACCCGCACCATAAAGATTCTGACGCCCGCTGAACAACTGTCATCCCTTTGCGCTACGCCGGAATTATCCGTAGCAGGCAACAACCGGCGTCTGACCGGGAATAAAAGCATCATTGCGCAGTGCGGAAACAAACGTAAATTTATTCAGATTTCAGTGCAGGCGCAGGGAACCTGGTGGACGGCTCGTCACGGGATTAAACCCGGCAGCGTGATTGATGCGAATGATATTGAGCCGCGCAGCGGATCGCTGGACAGACTCCCCGCTGGGCTGATTTTCGACCGGGAGAGCATTGTCGGCCAGACCGCCACGCGCACTATCAATAAAGGCCAGCCGGTGGTGGAAAATCAGCTCCGCAAAGGCTGGTCTGTGGTTTCCGGCCAGGAAGTGGACGTGTTAGCCACCGGTGAAGGGTTTCAGATCCGCATAAAAGCCAAGGCGCTGGACAGCGCCGCAGCAGGCCAGCCGGTGAGACTGAGCACACGTTCAGGGCAAATTGTGACCGGTACGGTGACCCCGGACGGAAAAGTGCATATTAATTTAAAAGAATAG
- a CDS encoding flagellar basal body L-ring protein FlgH, with translation MKNQLSSLYPVLLPNRTRAASQLIVAGALTLLLTGCAYLPHKPLVDGVTTASPAAAATTTANGSVFQTGQAMSYGYQPMFEDRRPRNVGDTLTIVLQENVSASKSSSANANRGGSTDLSVDAVPSMLAGLLGGDRAATSISGKNDFSGKGGAAAKNTFSGTITVTVQQLLENGNLKVVGEKQIAINQGTEFIRFSGVVNPRTISSSNTVISTQVADARIEYVGNGYINEAQQMGWLQRLFLNLSPY, from the coding sequence ATGAAAAACCAGCTTTCTTCTCTGTATCCCGTCCTGTTGCCGAACCGCACACGTGCCGCCAGCCAGCTGATCGTGGCCGGTGCGCTGACGTTGCTTCTGACGGGATGCGCTTATCTTCCTCACAAACCTTTAGTCGATGGCGTCACGACCGCCAGTCCGGCGGCGGCAGCCACCACTACCGCTAACGGGTCTGTATTTCAAACCGGGCAGGCGATGAGCTACGGCTATCAGCCGATGTTTGAAGACCGCAGACCCCGCAACGTGGGCGACACGCTGACCATTGTGCTGCAGGAAAATGTCAGCGCCAGCAAAAGTTCTTCGGCCAATGCCAACCGTGGCGGATCCACCGACCTTTCTGTTGATGCTGTGCCCAGTATGCTGGCCGGTTTACTGGGCGGTGACCGCGCAGCGACCTCGATCAGTGGCAAAAATGATTTCTCCGGCAAAGGCGGCGCTGCGGCGAAAAACACCTTCAGCGGCACGATCACCGTCACCGTTCAGCAACTGCTGGAAAACGGCAACCTGAAAGTCGTGGGCGAGAAGCAAATCGCCATCAATCAGGGAACGGAGTTCATCCGTTTCTCCGGTGTGGTTAACCCGCGAACCATCAGCAGCAGTAACACGGTTATCTCCACTCAGGTGGCGGACGCCCGCATCGAATATGTCGGTAACGGCTACATCAACGAAGCGCAACAGATGGGCTGGTTGCAGCGTCTGTTCCTGAATTTATCCCCTTATTAA
- the flgE gene encoding flagellar hook protein FlgE, with product MSFSQGLSGLTAASQALDVVGNNIANSQTVGFKSGSIAFADVFAGSQIGMGVQVSSVNQNFSDGVLGMGNSDLDMGIQGNGFFRLASESGSIFYSRNGQFKQDENGYIVNNQGMFLTGYQATGNPPAIQPGAAVGPIQIPNGQMPARASDAGTLKGNLDSGSKVIDQTANPFDPADNKSYNSVTQLDAYDSLGNKHTINVYYVKTGDNEWKAYSSDTTSPNLNDQGEPVYQELGLSFDTAGQLTTNPAKLSIQGAGYNGGAPLNFDLDMDGMTQQASDTDMGSPTTTGYAPGMMNGYMVGDNGQVIASYSNGQSQLIGQVVLSNFTNPGGLTSKGDNTWAETPESGQPSTGVAGTGNLGNLLGNRLESSNVDLSKEMVNMIVYQRNYQSNSQTIKTQSELLQILANLG from the coding sequence ATGAGTTTTTCACAAGGTCTCAGCGGATTAACCGCAGCTTCTCAGGCCCTCGATGTGGTCGGTAATAACATTGCGAACTCCCAGACAGTGGGCTTCAAATCCGGCTCCATTGCGTTTGCTGATGTCTTTGCCGGTTCTCAAATCGGTATGGGTGTACAGGTTTCCTCAGTAAACCAGAACTTCAGCGATGGCGTACTCGGGATGGGCAACAGTGATCTGGATATGGGTATCCAGGGCAACGGTTTCTTCCGTCTGGCCAGTGAATCCGGCAGCATTTTCTACAGCCGTAACGGACAGTTCAAACAGGACGAAAACGGTTATATCGTCAACAACCAGGGCATGTTCCTGACCGGTTATCAGGCCACCGGAAACCCGCCAGCCATTCAGCCGGGTGCGGCTGTCGGCCCGATTCAGATCCCAAATGGTCAGATGCCCGCGCGCGCTTCTGACGCCGGTACCCTGAAAGGCAACCTGGATTCGGGCAGCAAGGTCATCGATCAGACCGCTAACCCGTTCGACCCTGCGGATAATAAAAGCTACAACTCCGTCACTCAGCTGGATGCCTACGACAGCCTCGGTAACAAGCACACCATTAACGTGTATTACGTCAAAACCGGTGACAACGAATGGAAAGCCTATTCCAGTGATACCACCTCGCCAAATCTGAATGATCAGGGTGAGCCGGTCTATCAGGAACTCGGTTTATCTTTCGATACCGCAGGTCAGCTGACCACCAACCCGGCGAAATTAAGCATTCAGGGTGCCGGTTATAACGGCGGCGCACCGCTGAATTTCGATCTGGATATGGACGGAATGACCCAGCAGGCGTCGGATACGGACATGGGCAGCCCGACCACCACCGGTTACGCGCCGGGTATGATGAACGGCTATATGGTCGGTGATAACGGTCAGGTGATTGCAAGCTACAGCAACGGTCAGTCACAGCTGATCGGTCAGGTGGTGCTGTCAAACTTCACCAACCCGGGCGGTCTGACGTCCAAAGGTGACAACACCTGGGCAGAAACGCCGGAATCCGGTCAGCCTTCTACCGGCGTGGCCGGTACCGGGAATCTGGGTAACCTGCTGGGTAACCGCCTTGAGTCTTCCAACGTGGATCTGAGCAAAGAGATGGTCAACATGATCGTCTATCAGCGCAACTATCAGTCCAACTCGCAGACCATCAAAACCCAGTCTGAACTCCTTCAGATCCTGGCTAATCTGGGCTAA
- a CDS encoding flagellar basal body rod protein FlgF produces the protein MDRAIYTAMGAANAALNRQAVTSNNLANATTTGFRAQLAAFRAVPVNGPSVATRTLVTESTPYHDDSMGAINQTGRNLDVALPQNGWLAVALPDGTEAYTRAGNIAVDSEGLLSIRGMPVLGDGGQINVPPQSELTIAPDGTITALGAGDEPTALAQVGRLKMVNSPLQDLTHGDDGLFHISPQSPNAGLAQLPADPDLQLIPGALESSNVNPAKSMVDMIATARGFDMNMKVISAVDDNEKKANQLLSMG, from the coding sequence ATGGATCGCGCAATATATACCGCCATGGGCGCGGCAAATGCCGCCCTCAACCGTCAGGCCGTCACGTCAAATAACCTGGCGAATGCCACCACGACCGGATTTCGGGCACAGCTCGCGGCTTTCCGCGCCGTGCCGGTAAATGGTCCGTCCGTCGCCACCCGTACGCTGGTGACGGAATCCACGCCTTACCACGACGATTCGATGGGCGCCATCAACCAGACCGGACGCAATCTCGACGTTGCCCTGCCACAAAATGGCTGGCTGGCGGTCGCCTTGCCGGACGGCACTGAGGCTTACACCCGCGCGGGCAATATTGCCGTCGACAGCGAAGGTCTGCTGAGCATCAGAGGAATGCCGGTTCTCGGCGACGGTGGCCAGATTAACGTGCCACCGCAGTCTGAGCTGACCATTGCGCCGGACGGGACGATCACCGCACTCGGTGCCGGTGATGAACCGACCGCGCTGGCGCAGGTGGGCAGGCTGAAGATGGTGAATTCACCCCTTCAGGATCTGACGCACGGCGATGACGGGTTGTTCCATATCTCTCCACAATCGCCAAACGCCGGGCTGGCTCAGCTCCCTGCGGATCCTGATTTACAGCTGATCCCGGGCGCGCTGGAAAGCAGCAACGTCAATCCCGCCAAATCGATGGTGGACATGATTGCGACCGCGCGCGGCTTTGATATGAACATGAAAGTCATCAGTGCAGTGGATGACAATGAAAAGAAAGCTAACCAGCTACTGAGCATGGGCTAA